One Bacteroidota bacterium genomic region harbors:
- a CDS encoding glucose-1-phosphate adenylyltransferase produces the protein MDPEALRANPRDLMAVILGGGAGTRLAPLTIPRSKPAVPLAGKYRLIDIPVSNCINSQVTSIFVLTQFNSASLNRHIHRTYRFDRFRRGFVTIIAAEQTPDSRDWFQGTADAVRKSMPHINAFPHEHTLILSGDQLYRLDYRKMYQHHISSGAEITIGTVPVHANDAPGFGILKTDDDGVITEFHEKPALDELDGKESKVSQELQDDGRIYLASMGIYLFNRSVLGSALDADPTCTDFGKEIIPREIGNRKVVSFPFADYWSDIGTIRSFYEANLALADREPEFDLYDAEMPIYTNARMLPPAKVQNTMLQDVMIAEAAVISDAYVERSVIGLRTSIRRGAVVKNSVVMGSDYFPWHPPASRYLNQAPDAPGIGEGSYIENAIIDKNVQIGKNCRITNDRGVESEEGDFYSIRDGIVVIPKNAKVPDHTVI, from the coding sequence ATGGACCCCGAAGCTCTGCGCGCCAACCCCCGCGACCTCATGGCGGTGATCCTCGGTGGTGGAGCCGGGACGCGCCTCGCCCCGCTCACCATCCCGCGCTCGAAGCCGGCGGTGCCGCTCGCAGGCAAGTATCGTCTCATCGACATCCCCGTCTCCAACTGCATCAACTCGCAGGTCACGAGCATCTTCGTGCTGACGCAGTTCAACTCGGCGAGCCTCAACCGGCACATCCACCGGACCTACCGCTTCGACCGCTTCCGCCGCGGCTTCGTGACCATCATCGCCGCCGAGCAGACCCCCGACTCGCGCGACTGGTTTCAGGGCACCGCCGACGCCGTGCGCAAGTCGATGCCGCACATCAACGCCTTCCCGCACGAGCACACGCTCATCCTCTCCGGCGACCAGCTCTACCGGCTCGACTACCGGAAGATGTACCAGCACCACATCAGCAGTGGGGCGGAGATCACCATCGGGACCGTGCCGGTGCACGCCAACGACGCGCCCGGCTTCGGCATCCTCAAGACTGACGATGATGGCGTCATCACGGAGTTCCACGAGAAGCCCGCGCTGGACGAACTCGACGGCAAGGAGAGCAAGGTGTCGCAGGAGTTGCAAGACGACGGCCGCATCTACCTCGCCTCGATGGGCATCTACCTCTTCAACCGCTCCGTCCTCGGCTCCGCGCTCGACGCCGACCCGACCTGCACGGACTTCGGCAAGGAGATCATCCCCCGCGAGATCGGCAACCGCAAGGTGGTCAGCTTCCCCTTCGCCGACTACTGGAGCGACATCGGGACCATCCGCTCGTTCTACGAGGCCAACCTCGCCCTCGCCGACCGCGAGCCGGAGTTCGACCTCTACGACGCCGAGATGCCGATCTACACCAACGCGCGGATGCTCCCGCCCGCCAAGGTGCAGAACACGATGCTCCAGGACGTGATGATCGCCGAGGCCGCCGTGATCTCGGACGCCTACGTGGAGCGCTCCGTGATCGGCCTCCGCACGTCGATCCGCAGGGGCGCGGTCGTGAAGAACAGCGTGGTCATGGGCTCGGACTACTTCCCCTGGCACCCGCCTGCGAGCCGCTACCTCAACCAGGCCCCCGACGCGCCTGGCATCGGCGAGGGGAGCTACATCGAGAACGCGATCATCGACAAGAACGTGCAGATCGGCAAGAACTGTCGGATCACCAACGACCGCGGCGTGGAGAGCGAGGAGGGCGACTTTTACTCGATCCGCGACGGCATCGTGGTGATCCCGAAGAACGCCAAGGTGCCCGACCACACGGTGATCTAG